Proteins encoded within one genomic window of Candidatus Neomarinimicrobiota bacterium:
- a CDS encoding anaerobic sulfatase maturase, whose amino-acid sequence MRQKYLPLNSLLIKPAGPDCNLDCKYCFYLEKEALFPESKIHRMSEQTLDTIIKQALEQSRSQISFAWQGGEPTLMGLPFYEKAIKLQQKYARGTQVENALQTNGTLIDGQWATFLHQNKFLVGLSLDGPAHVHDHYRVDKAGEPSFEKVRDAATLMLEHQVDVNVLVVVNDYSVKYPEEIYQFHKDLGLDHIQFIPCVEYGDAPSDLALYTVSPEEYGEFLCRTFDLWALDIDDLVAKTSIRFFDSVFRKYVGHPPADCTLLADCGVYLTIEHEGSIYSCDFYVDSENLLGNVNELKLIDMLNGDQQIRFGSAKSILPWECNACEWLALCRGGCPKDRLLQGEGSGLHYLCEAFKIFFAHADSTFRTLAGAWQDQQAELFRQENPVREV is encoded by the coding sequence GTGCGGCAGAAATATCTTCCCCTAAATAGCCTGCTTATCAAACCAGCAGGTCCTGACTGTAATCTGGATTGTAAATATTGTTTTTATCTGGAAAAGGAAGCCCTCTTCCCAGAGTCGAAAATTCACCGCATGTCCGAGCAAACCCTGGACACCATTATTAAGCAGGCGCTAGAGCAGTCCAGAAGTCAGATATCCTTTGCCTGGCAAGGGGGCGAGCCAACTCTGATGGGTCTGCCTTTCTACGAAAAAGCAATTAAGCTTCAACAGAAGTATGCCAGGGGAACACAAGTAGAGAATGCACTACAGACGAATGGAACCCTCATTGATGGGCAATGGGCTACCTTCTTGCACCAGAATAAATTTCTCGTGGGACTCTCGTTGGATGGACCTGCCCATGTCCACGATCACTATCGTGTAGATAAGGCAGGCGAGCCCTCCTTTGAAAAAGTGAGAGATGCTGCAACCCTCATGCTTGAGCATCAAGTTGATGTCAATGTGCTTGTTGTGGTAAATGATTACTCCGTGAAATATCCTGAGGAGATCTACCAATTTCATAAGGACCTTGGATTGGATCACATACAGTTCATCCCCTGTGTGGAGTATGGCGATGCACCCTCAGATTTAGCGCTATATACTGTTAGTCCTGAGGAATATGGCGAATTCCTGTGCCGTACCTTCGATCTCTGGGCCCTGGATATTGATGATCTGGTGGCGAAAACATCCATACGATTCTTTGATTCAGTTTTTCGTAAGTATGTTGGGCATCCACCGGCAGACTGTACCCTCCTGGCAGACTGTGGTGTCTATCTTACCATAGAGCATGAGGGGAGCATCTACTCGTGCGATTTCTATGTGGATTCTGAAAATCTTCTTGGGAATGTCAATGAGTTAAAATTGATAGATATGCTCAATGGAGATCAACAGATACGATTTGGATCAGCTAAATCAATATTACCCTGGGAATGTAACGCCTGCGAATGGTTGGCATTGTGCCGAGGCGGTTGCCCAAAGGATCGCCTCCTTCAAGGTGAGGGGAGTGGGCTACACTATCTCTGTGAAGCATTCAAGATTTTCTTCGCTCATGCTGATAGCACCTTCAGAACGCTTGCTGGAGCCTGGCAGGATCAACAGGCTGAGTTATTCAGACAAGAGAACCCTGTAAGAGAGGTTTAG